The window TTGCAGTGGTTgtaggtgtgaaaaatggtcataaatcatttttcagtgctgttgtaactttggactgttgaatggttgttaagttgaGGACCGCATGTATTATAATCACATTTCTTCCTCATCCCCCAAATCATGTAAATATCAATGAATTGGAATGATGCCACCATTTGGGATGGACAGAACGAAAAAATGTAAGAACCTTCCAACCCAAATGTTTGCCTAGGTTTGGTGGCAAGAAATTACTTCGTCTGTCTTTAACTCAAACCCATTTTTACCCAATGATTACTTTTCTTTTGGAATCAGTACATGAGAAACCAGAGGATCAGAACTTAGAATCTGGTTTCTCAACCTCTCCACAAGATACATCctaatctttcttttttcctgtatTAAAACAAACAGTTGAAAATTTTGGCTGTTTGTTTAGAAGCTAGGAGAAGTCcatggatatacagtattaaaGGTTAGAAAGGGGGGACCAATTATGACACATCGTAATGTAAATATGCATATTTGCTTCAGGCAATATGATGTGGTATATTTTCTGTGATTACTTTATGATACAAcagcaagcagtgaagggctaacaaaaaaatttattaccacactgtgggcatggcttatgcaggacaccctgtatttgaacatctttcagtgcgaattgggtgctctggggtggagctccattttcactgcccccccccccatccaggcagtagcccacccctgagcagCAGTAACCCTTCTGACCTCACTGTGGCTTGTTTTAACATTTCTATAGGGAGGTCTCAAACTCCTTTACCCAGAGTCTACCTCCATATTGAGGATAAAGATCCAGTATGACCTCTCAGCTCTTGGTATGCATCATTCCGATTGAATGTATGAGCCAAagatatttataataatattctATTGAAGTCCAGAATATAAACAAGTCAGAGTTATGGATTGTAGTAGAGGTGAGACATTTATAAACCAACCAGAATTGCTTAGGTGGCAtcgaaatgtgataaataaatacattctcaAATTTCAAGAGGTTATCTGATTTCCCCAAGCTACCAACATCAGTAATGCAGTAAGAGTTGGAATTCAACTGAAGACTTAAATTGAATGAAATAAATATGGTTCTCCTTATCTGCTTATTGAAAGGACTGAACTAAAATTTTATGCAATAGGATAAAGATGGAGGAGTAGAAACAACAATATGGATTGGTTCCAGATCTGATAATTTCAAGTGTTTTTCATCAAAAATTAATCTTTTTCCAACTATTCCAACAAAGTGGCCCTCAGCTATTCCTAGACTAGATACCTCTAATTACCCTTTCTTTTAATACGTTATAAAGTATACTTAATATATATAAAGTATTTACTATTTACATATTTTGATTCTTAATCATCACACAGacacaaatacaaaataaaacaaatgcaaACTCTTACCCATATTTCCACCTTGCTCTTTCTCACCTAAGATAGAGCCAATAAATGGTTATTTCAAGaacaaaagcattttaaaaaaactacactACTGGTACCATAAGTACCAcaatgccggtgtctggaggctatcAGGGTCTGGATgtgtgccaacaggctcaagctcaatccagacaagacggagtggctatgggtactgcctcccaaggacatttccatctgtccatccatcatcctgggggggattattgaccctctcagagaaggtccgcaacttgggtgtcctcctcgatccaaagctgactttagaacaccgtttttcagctgtggtgagggggttgtttggccaggttcgcctagtgcaccagttgtggtcctatttggacagggagtctttgctcacagtcactcaggcccttatcaccttgaggtttgacttctgcaatgctctctacatgggactacctttgaagagtgttcggaaacttcaaatcatccaaaatgcagtcgtgcaagcggttatgggccttccaaggcatgcccatgtctcaccatcactctgcggactgcattggctgccaatcggtttctggacataattcaaagtgttgattttgactataaagccctacatggcataggaccaggttatcccagagaccggttaggtcccacagagttggccttctctgggtcctgtcgactgaacaatgtaatttggtgggacccaggggaagagccttctctgtggtggccccgaccctctggaaccagctccccccggagattagaattgcccccaccctccttgcctttcgtaaactctttaaaacccacctctgccatcaggcatgggggaattgagacatctcccccaggcctatacagtttatgcatggttatgtttgtgtgtatgtttttgctttttaataaggggatttttagtgacttttaaattattagatttgttgtatattgttttattgctgttgtgagccgccccaagtctacagagaggggcggcatacaaatctgataaataaataaatctccaagaccgccttctgccgcacaaatcccagcatcccggtgaggtcccacagagttgatctcctcAAGTCCCCGTcagcagggcctaggggaagagccttctctgtgggggggccggccctctggaaccagctccccccagagatttgcactgcccccactctccttgctttccaaaaaagtttaaaaactcatctttgccgccaggcctggggtcactagATCTCTTCCCCTGACCAACAAGTGCGTTTAGAGTGacctattgagtgaatgataaattgaatgttttAAGTTTTTAGAATCTTTTTAAAGTTCTTTAAtcgtaattaattggatcaattgttttactatgtattctatgtttgcaGTGAgccaaatatcaaatatcaaaaatATTGAACAATAATTCATATTACAGAAAATATATCCTCAAAATAGATAATAAAGTtgacaataaaaaacaatttatggGGACCCTCTAACCTGTGTCAGAGATTGGACCTAGGTGCACCATTCATGTGACAATATAAGCAAGCATGTGTGCTATTTCAGTGACACTGGGCACTGCATTTCATCAGTATGAAACCTTATTGACAATATGTTAATGATCTGTCTACATAATAAAAGCAGGCTAGAAAATAATAATGAGAAATCTACCAATGAAATTATTTTGTCAAAGAAAATAGAGAAATATGAGTCACCTGGGAAAAAATCTATATATTACCTGCTGGGCGTGGAACTAAAGGTTTCCCATCATTGAGATCTAGGTCATTCAAACCacctaaaaaataaaattaattattttgttactctctttctttcatcctctccttttttccttcttgagGATTTCAGAATCTATCTGAAATATTAGTGGGTATACCAAAATGCATCTTAAAGTGCCTTGATAATTGCCTGATGGCATTTGGTGAAGAACCTACCAATATCCAAAAGATGTAAAAGGTCAAAAGCAGATTAAGCAATCATGTGGAATAGCAAAGCAGATTCTTATGCATGAACTAAAATGAAAGTCAGGTAAGGAGGAATCTTTAAAGGAAGCagcaccagtattgggttgctaccagaacgGGGGTGGATGCCAcaccggtagtggaaatggagctgtggGCATAGTTTCAGGTGACTGGCGGGCGAGTGCACGCATTGGagcgaaatttggcttctgcacaggaagcaaaatattgcgaGAGGACGCATGTGAgggcaagatttcagtgatttttggtgactttttgctttcacgcatgcgcggaagcaaaaaattaccaaaaGTCTTGTAACGTTTGCTTCTCGTAACATTTGCTTCCTGTTCATGCACAGAAGACAAATCTCACTCCAATGTGTGCACATGCCTCCCAGTTGCCCAGAGCTGTGTGCACATCAGCACCAGTAGCAACGGTAAGTTGGAGCTCCCACCTGAGCAGCACTAAAGGAAATTGTTGTGGCCTTGTTTCACAACTTGCGTCTTTCCAGGCCATGCAAATTCCTGCAGCCAACTGCCACTCAGCTTTTCTAGCATAGATATTCACATGTCACATGGATGCTATTCAATCTCAGAAGCAGTTTAGTTCAACTTTACATCATATTCCCTTTATCTGATGGCATATATCTACTTTATAATCTAATTAATATAGAGTAGATAATATGAACAATACTTTCTTTTAAGTACTAAAAATTAAATTAGAAGTGGTGATCAATATGTTCCAATAATATTGATGTATGGATATAAATGAAAAGGGTGGAAAGGTAGTAAGTATTTCAAAACttaacaataaaatgaaatcttACCAGTTCCAATgctgctgccaccaccaccaccataaaAGGAATTTCCTAAATCAACATATTacaaatcaattaataaaattaaaccaAGGAAAAGAAACATATTATGAATGTATCTAAACAACACAATTTCTGTTCTTACCACCGTTTCCATGATTATCTGAGTATGGTCTAAGGTCAGGGTATAAGTTAGGTGGAGGTTTGTTACCTAGGATAAATATTTCCAGATATAAATTAAATCTCTTTATCGTACATTTTATTTCTTTAGGAACAATAAACATTTATTGAAACTATTCTTCTCCAGAAAAAAACTTGGATTACAATGCCCATAAATGCCAATTATTATTCTTGTTACCAATActggaatattatttttatatctacTTACATTACATAACATTAGGAATGGGCAATTGATGGAAAAGGGCAGGAAGAAATGGCATTCGTCTTTAAGAATTAAGCATGAGTTGCACTCTGGAGAAACCAGCAAACCACTCCAGAAAAGGTTATAATGTCCAAACCAgaagtatacagtggtacttctacttaagaacacctctaactaagaacttttctaggtaagaaccgggtgttcaagatttttttgcctcttcttaagaaccattttctacttaagaacccgagcccagaaaaaatttccaggaaatttgagagcggcacaaaggcccagccagtttcctgccattccccctttaatcctggccatctcgagcttttctgggctgccagaggaggctttcagtggcacttaaggaggctttggtagtccagagcaaacaaagcattttcctttctctgggtgcttggagaaggactaaacctctgccagcacccagagaaaagaaatgctcccttcactctgggcagcccagagcaaacggagtgttttcctttctctcggcacttggagagggaataaaccactttgctatggtgactccctcacgctgcctctcacacacctggcacgaggttgcctcctggaggatctgggcgcggaaaggcaaaaggggccgCTTCACCCCAGCTGAATCAACTCGGCTTTATCCAAATCAAGGAGTgactacagtgaaggaaaggcgtaggctacaaagcaagcgagtgagaggagaggggagcccttcagcatgggaaggaagaagaagcaggtaacagcagcagcagcagcagcagctgccttttggtcaaaggagcgggaagttcccccctctcgcccgcctgggtttctctctctggcacagggtatgggaggcagcctcacgcccggtgtatgggaggtgtgtgctcctcctcaccatctcagagttcctctttttttttaagccttaaagttttggatttttttgattcccctcacctcaccttcttccttcggcagtgactgtcctcctcctctttttcctcctcctcccacccaaattctgagcttttattgggaaaaattgcttctacttaaaaactttgctacttaagaacctgatcatggaacaaattaagttcttaagtagagataccactgtaatagCAAAAACTCCTTAAAGGCTGTTGGGAAAGTTTCTGACACTGAGAAAGCTTTAGCACTGTGGTATTTATTTGATCAACTGCAATTTAAAGCTTACCCCCTGGTGGCTTTTTTGTTGGTTCAGAaggcttctcatctaagaaaagTAAAGGAACATTGAAGTATTATTAAGATTATCAAAAAGAaagtttacattaaaaaaaaactagttGTCAATTCTAAAACTCATTGTGATGTTTACAACACAATCATATCTTCCAGCGGTGGGTTCCAAATTTTGTACtgcctctctgtgggcatggcttaattttgtgggaatggcttgatggtcatgtgactgtgtgggagtggtttggcaatcatgtaactgggtgggcatgtgactgggtggacatggccaacttgatgtcactcacatcaagggttagggtgtctggcctctcctcgctttAAAGACCTCAGTGAGattcaatttccctatctatttactactactgaacatccaaaatatactatttaatcctatgtatatatgccacatgtgtatatatctacacacagacacacaaaaatacacattatctactacatatactgtatgtgtatgtacacacacacacgcaaacctCTTCTCAAACTATACGCATTCAAGCTCTATTACTGCATTTAGAAAAACACaccaagcaatgttccctctaatttttttttggtgtgggcggaaaagtatagtgtctgagcgacagtccctttgggactgggcggcatagaggtataaataaataaataagtaagtaagtaagtaaataagtaaataagtaaatacatacatacatacatacatacatacatacatacatacatacatacataaccccctcatatatacaatcccatgtaacattcccttataaatacagtcaatcatcaatcatccctcctgaaatttataccactgtctcatttctgggtacttctcctgtctttcccccttttctctctcatgtttcttatttctctctcttcctccctttttccctcattccttctccctctcacttctctttttccatccctgtctctctcccccccccccttatgtgtgtgtgtgtaaccatttccaaaaccagttgagggctgggggttttttctcttttattcttttcaaaaacaggtgtgggctggggggggtgttcttattatttggatgctttttaccatatgtttcaagaatcacctctctctctctcttttgtttctctctccgctcattctctgcctcaatcattttctcatttctccttttttctctcctttttgttctcatttctctcgctctcctttcctctccctatctgtcttgctttctctctctcttgctatctttttctctctcttgctttccttctctctctctcgttctttctctctctcatgctttctctctcttgttctttctctctctgttgctctctctctcgttctctctcttattttctctctctctctttcctttctctcattcactctttctctctatcctttctatctctcactctttccttctctccctcccctttctgtctctttcctttctctcattccctctttctttctatcctttctatctctcactctttccttctctccctccctttctgtttctttcctttctctcattccctctttctctctatcctttctatctctcactctttccttctctccctcccctttctgtctctttcctttctctctatactttctatctctcactctttccttctctccctccctttctgtctctttcctttctctcattccctttctctctatactttctatctctcactctttccttctctccctccctttctgtctctttcctttctctcattccctctttctctctatcctttctatctctcactctttccttctctccctccctttctgtctctttcctttctctcattccctctttctctctatcctttctatctctcactctttccttctctccctccctttctgtctctttcctttctctcattccctttctctctatactttctatctctcactctttccttctctccctccctttctgtctctttcctttctctcattccctctttctctctatcctttctatctctcactctttccttctctccctccccttctctctctttcctttctctcatttcctttctctctatcctttctatctctcactttttctttctctccctccctttctctctctttcctttctctcattctctctttgtctcctggggctgactgtgcctgccctgcaccccccaccgcggagggaaagcatttggcatcggcaccaccaaccccccctccacgagcagcaaaagcctaagcgtcggagccgaaaggcaaacggcgcacaacgccgcttaggcttttgctgctcctggagggggggaggattttctcctcccgcccccccccagcaGCCAAATGGCGCTGAGGCTTTTGGCAtcagcgcccacccctccagaagcagcaaaagcctaagcagcggggcgcgccgtttgcctttcggcatcggcACCTTCCCCTTcaagagcagcaaaagcctcaacgacggagccgaaaggcaagcAGCGTGCCCAgtcgttgaggcttttgctgctcgtggaggggaaggcgccgatgccgaaaggcaaacggcgtgccccgctgcttaggcttttgctgcttctggaggggtgggcgccgatgccgaaagcttcagcgccgtttggctgccggggggggcggggaggagaaaatcctcccccccctccaggagcagcaaaagcctaagcggcggggtgcgccatttgcctttcggctccgacgcttaggcttttgctgctcgtggagggggtctagtcaaggactatctctgccttcctctgcatggcagccttgtcctagcaAACCCCTTCTCTTTTCTgacaatttccctctctgttAGAagtaccaaaataatccagacaatgtaatGTTTCCTACTTCAGtaagggtttggactagatgacctccaagatgtcttccagccctattgctgtgctgtttcaaagtgtcttctgaatcCATATCTAGTGCCAGGATTTgtagtgcttccttcctcttctctctccctccctccgcccTCTCTactcctctgtctctgtctgtctccctccctctctcccttcctttcacctttctttctttctttctttcttctagcctctctccctccctcttgccccctttctctttcATCTCCATAGTCATTAAAAatcatactgtgtttccccgaaaataagacagcgtcttatattaatttttgctcccaaagatgtgctatgtcttattttcaggggatgtcttgttttttttccaatgaattgtgtcctgtatcctgctgcagaaaaaatgcatccaaacatgcagccacatgttggatgcgtgttggatgtgttttaaatctgattgatgcagcgttttgggatgcaatttatggacagcagtgttattcttgacaaatgtatctttttcttttatgtacgctgagagcatatgcaccaagacaaattccttgtgtgtccaatcacac of the Erythrolamprus reginae isolate rEryReg1 chromosome 4, rEryReg1.hap1, whole genome shotgun sequence genome contains:
- the LOC139167151 gene encoding glycoprotein Xg-like; protein product: MVKLPVVFLCFGYILLTLADDGDFDLKDALDPNEKPSEPTKKPPGGNKPPPNLYPDLRPYSDNHGNGGNSFYGGGGGSSIGTGGLNDLDLNDGKPLVPRPAGEKEQGGNMVDSATTAQITSPVVAAAVILTIGAIAGYSAYKQKRYCFKPRDGAVV